The Rosa rugosa chromosome 3, drRosRugo1.1, whole genome shotgun sequence sequence GTGAATGTTAAGATTATCCATTTTCATCATTGCATGTCCAAGACCATACATTCTAGTATTCTACTATCACAGGACCATAAAAATCATAACTGATACTCTTTTTGATATCTCAATTGATACATTACTAAGTGATTAATTTACAAGAATATCAGTTATCATTTTCAGCAATCAGGAAAATCCTGAAAATTTCAGAAGGATGCAGTCTTGTATGGGCAGTAGTAATCTTGCTAGGTATAAGTTGCATAATTACATTCCTTTTTTCAGTTTGAAGCCTTGGAATCTGTATTTTATTTCTTTGGGTCAATTGTCACTTTTTCATGCATTACGGCCCATGCCTTAGAGGAAGATCAATAAAAGAATTATTTTCATCCTGGGGTTCAAATTTTGGGAAAGTACTCCACACATATAGCATTTACTTCTTTGCAAAGAGGCAAAATCAGGGAAACTATGTGCCACAGTCTAATATCGACACAAGTATGCAAATTCTTTACCTTCTGTTAGTTTCACCTATCCTGACTTGGGCTCCATAAGGAAAAATTTTCTTAACAGTCCCTTCTAAGAGTGTTCCCTCTCTAAGGTTTAACATTTCCTGCACAATTATATGGCAAACTGAGATCAAGTTtcaaaagtaataaaaaaaggtTTAAAATTACAAGGAAGCAGATTCCAGGTAACAAAAGAGCATGAATCAAATAAAATTCACTATAGAACTGACCCAAGCTTCCCTTTCACTCAATACTAAGTCATTCTTGGCTTCGTCTATTCGAGTGATCTGCACATACATCTGGCATCCCACCTATACCGAGAAACATAATTTGTAACTAGAACACAAACAATAAACCTCTTCAATTATATAAAGAATAATTCATGTTCCAATTATTAGTATAGTCAAAGTATCAAGTAGATAATGACTCTTAAAACTCACAACCTTCTCTATTGGAGAAGGAAACAAGGGCAAAGAAGATAGAAGAGAGGGACAACAAAATTAATCTTTCAAAGGAAAACGATTAGTTTATAAAGAGAAGAATGGAGAACATGGCCGCACCCCTTCTTGTTGCCATTCCTATTCACATTACCTGTTCTGCAACCAGATGCTTTTCAAAACTGAATAGCAGAATCGTACTTAAGTTTTACCAACAAGAAAGATTAAATGGTCATATCCTATTCTACTGAAAAGACATGAAAGAAAACTTATTATAAAACTTAGTTATTTATTTTGCATCTACGAAGGTGAGAATATGATTTGTACATGAGTTCCAACACATAAAGGCTTAATTTacattaaataaattaaatattaaattgCAAAAGGCCAGATCTATAGTTCAGTTTAAGGCCTCAATTTGTATAAGTACACCCCTGAACCTGGGATTTCCAGCATCCTCAATGCCCCAGCCCATACCCTTTTATGAAACACTTTTTTTTAAGAATGTATAACCGCTCGAGTCTGTAATTACATGTGCTTCAAGTAAGACCTGAGCTCCCCATACACCATTTTTCTAAATATATAAAACATCTTTTAAGTTCGGATATGTAACTTATATTTAACTCTCTTGATAACACTGTTGGCAACTCAATGTAATTCATGCATTTGACATATCTTAAAATTGTTGTAGCAAGAAATACACCATTAACATGACATCAGCATTGACTGAGGGATCAGATGCATCAGCATAAAGAAGTACAAATCAGTCCTGAGTAGCTATATGAAAATTATATGAAAActcacaaaaagaaaaggaacaaaGGAAATTCCATGgaaaagaaaatccaaaaaaCATTCAACATACATTCTCTTTCAGCTCCGTAAAGTTGTTCACTCTGCTCATTAACTCAGCTTTTGGAAGGAAAGCTCGCAAACCCTGAAAATCCAAGTCATATAACTGTCATTTCTGAGACAAGTGCATGTTCCTATGAACTAAAGTCAGAGACACGAACCTCAATTCTCGTAAGAAGGCCTCCAGTATTCCATTCTGTAATTCTAACGCTGATAGGTTCATTGAGTTGCTTTATCTGTACAGCACATAGCAAAAGCTTCAGATAAAGCGTGGATTTCATTCTTACCAAACTTCATCAATTACAGATTAATGAGATAAATGCTTACTCCCACAAATAATGAAGAGAAAATCAAGTATCACAAATCACAGTAATAATACACTTCCTGACATTTTATAAAGAGAAGCATCTTGCTGATAAGAAGCCATGCAACAACCACATAGATATTCCATGTAAGTTTCCATATCGCCAaacagaaaaagcaaaaaagcaaGAAAAGAACCTGCCTCACTCGGTGCCAAGCAATCCTGCGGAAGAGCCGCCTTGTCGAAAGCAAGGGCCGACCGCTGAGCGTTCTCCCAAGAACCTCAGCAAACAAAATAGTTCCAGTTTCCACAACAGACTTCCCCGGCATTGGTGCCCCGCTCACAGCTTCACTCTTGACAATTCCCATCTTCCCTCGAACCATAAACTCTTCGGCACCATAATTTGTATCACAAAGCAAATATTCCATCTCTTTGTCATACAAAGGTAACACCTCCTTAGTCAACATTGTACCTAGTAAGTCTGCCCCAACATTCACATCAAGCTTATTCTCATTACCCGACACAACAACACCAACCACAAAATCACCCGGTTTCGGTTCATAGTACTCAACACTAACCTTCTCAACCTCCTCATTTTCATCACCCACTTCACTTTTCTCCTCAAACACTTCTACTTCATCACCTCCCTTTTCTTCTACTTCCTCCACAGAATCTCTTGGcgtgaaaaacttcaaaaaaggCGCTAAAGCCTCGTTTTTTTC is a genomic window containing:
- the LOC133739672 gene encoding protein PIGMENT DEFECTIVE 338, chloroplastic; amino-acid sequence: MLLLVHPCKSLSFPDSPPPLNIFNTLRPTIPNYSIPKPPTHTSFGFPTRLVISKIFPLRRSSAIAFCSRNDVFDVFPSTHKANGVEMEENEELELLNKPSPVPMDNGSASEVDKESEKNEALAPFLKFFTPRDSVEEVEEKGGDEVEVFEEKSEVGDENEEVEKVSVEYYEPKPGDFVVGVVVSGNENKLDVNVGADLLGTMLTKEVLPLYDKEMEYLLCDTNYGAEEFMVRGKMGIVKSEAVSGAPMPGKSVVETGTILFAEVLGRTLSGRPLLSTRRLFRRIAWHRVRQIKQLNEPISVRITEWNTGGLLTRIEGLRAFLPKAELMSRVNNFTELKENVGCQMYVQITRIDEAKNDLVLSEREAWEMLNLREGTLLEGTVKKIFPYGAQVRIGETNRSGLLHISNITRARITSVGDLLSVNEKIKVLVVKSMFPDKISLSIADLESEPGLFVSNKEKFFSEAELMAKKYRQKLPAVLSRRSESPQVNSLPFDRLNMYANWKWFKFEK